In a single window of the Campylobacter fetus subsp. testudinum 03-427 genome:
- the atpB gene encoding ATP synthase, F0 complex, a subunit (Pfam match to PF00119.16 ATP-synt_A) has protein sequence MKELFLFSDMIMHSHTFNYLFHLILVAIIVLIVAKLATRSMQLVPRGSQNLLEAYLEGIVSMGRDVMGSDELARKYLPLVATIGLIVLTSNVIGIIPGFEAPSSSLNLTLCLALSVFLYYNFEGIRTQGVIKYFAHFMGPNKILAPLMFPIEIVSHLSRIVSLSFRLFGNIKGDDLFLMVVLSLAPWVAPLPAFALLTFMALLQTFIFMILTYVYLAGAVVVSEEH, from the coding sequence ATGAAGGAACTATTTCTCTTTTCAGATATGATTATGCATAGCCATACTTTTAACTATCTTTTTCATCTTATTTTGGTCGCTATTATCGTTCTTATAGTAGCAAAGCTTGCTACGAGGTCTATGCAGCTTGTCCCTAGAGGATCGCAAAATCTTTTGGAGGCTTATTTGGAAGGCATAGTATCAATGGGACGCGACGTAATGGGCAGTGATGAGCTTGCTAGAAAGTATCTTCCACTTGTTGCTACGATTGGACTTATAGTTCTTACTAGTAATGTTATTGGTATTATTCCTGGATTTGAAGCACCTAGTTCTAGTCTGAATTTGACTTTATGTCTAGCTCTTAGCGTATTTTTGTATTATAATTTTGAAGGTATTAGAACTCAAGGAGTTATAAAATACTTTGCTCATTTTATGGGACCAAATAAAATTTTAGCTCCGCTTATGTTTCCTATAGAGATAGTTTCTCACTTATCACGTATAGTTTCTTTATCGTTCCGTCTTTTTGGAAATATCAAGGGCGATGACCTATTTTTAATGGTCGTTTTAAGTCTTGCTCCATGGGTGGCTCCGCTTCCTGCATTTGCTTTGCTTACATTTATGGCACTTCTTCAAACATTTATTTTTATGATTTTAACTTATGTTTATTTAGCAGGTGCTGTTGTTGTGAGCGAGGAGCATTAA
- the htrA gene encoding periplasmic heat shock serine protease HtrA, Do family (Pfam matches to PF13365.2 Trypsin_2, and to PF13180.2 PDZ_2, and to PF13180.2 PDZ_2) translates to MNKLTIISIIAATSLFSADVKFSDANNNYTRVNPSADTNTVLSYHSSIEKAKKSVVNISTSKTIKVKNNLNSLMDDPFFKDFFGFNFKMPKEKSQKATSLGSGVIISNNGYIVTNYHVVEDSDEIIVTLLDNSKEYKAKVVGIDPKTDLAIIKIDAKNFQAISFADSSKLLEGDMVFAIGNPFGVGGSITSGIISGLNKDNIGLNQYEDFIQTDASINPGNSGGALVDSRGALVGINSAILSRSGGNNGIGFAIPSNMVKTIAQKLISDGKITRGYIGVMISNLTDDQKEIYTNKEGALVTNVEKDKPADAAGLKRGDLVIKVGNQTIKNANDLKNLIGSLEPNKEIKITFERSNQIKDTTLKLANMDSGYIDPKDAYLTDGLSLQNLSDEIRYKFQISKDIKGIIITNVKDDSNAANAGFEAGDIIVQVNEKIISNVDDFTKEVKSSKAQNKKPIIWINRGGALMGLVLK, encoded by the coding sequence ATGAATAAACTAACGATTATTTCTATAATAGCAGCCACAAGTCTATTTAGCGCAGATGTTAAATTCAGTGATGCGAACAACAACTACACAAGAGTAAATCCAAGTGCAGACACAAATACTGTTTTATCGTATCACAGCTCTATAGAAAAAGCTAAAAAATCCGTAGTTAATATATCAACATCAAAAACTATAAAAGTAAAAAACAATCTAAATAGCCTAATGGACGATCCGTTTTTTAAAGATTTTTTTGGATTTAACTTTAAAATGCCAAAAGAAAAAAGCCAAAAAGCAACATCTTTAGGATCTGGAGTAATCATCTCAAATAATGGATATATAGTCACAAACTATCACGTAGTAGAAGATAGCGACGAGATCATAGTAACATTGCTTGATAATTCAAAAGAGTATAAGGCAAAGGTAGTCGGAATAGATCCAAAAACAGATCTTGCTATCATAAAAATAGATGCTAAAAACTTTCAAGCTATAAGTTTTGCCGATAGTTCAAAACTTCTTGAAGGAGATATGGTATTTGCTATAGGAAATCCATTTGGCGTGGGTGGAAGTATAACAAGTGGAATTATTTCTGGACTAAATAAAGACAATATAGGATTAAACCAATATGAAGATTTCATACAAACAGACGCTAGTATAAATCCAGGAAATAGCGGTGGAGCGTTGGTAGATAGCAGAGGAGCATTAGTCGGTATAAACTCAGCCATTCTTAGCAGAAGCGGCGGAAACAACGGAATTGGCTTTGCGATCCCATCAAATATGGTAAAAACAATAGCGCAAAAACTAATCTCAGATGGAAAAATCACACGCGGATATATAGGCGTTATGATATCAAATTTAACCGATGATCAAAAAGAAATTTATACAAATAAAGAAGGTGCTTTAGTAACAAACGTAGAAAAAGATAAACCAGCTGACGCAGCAGGTCTTAAAAGAGGAGATCTTGTAATAAAAGTTGGAAATCAAACTATAAAAAATGCAAATGATCTAAAAAATCTCATAGGCTCATTAGAACCAAACAAAGAGATAAAAATAACATTTGAAAGATCAAATCAGATAAAAGATACAACATTAAAATTGGCAAATATGGACTCAGGCTATATAGATCCAAAAGATGCATACTTAACAGACGGACTTAGTTTGCAAAATTTAAGCGATGAAATAAGATACAAATTCCAAATTTCAAAAGATATAAAAGGAATCATAATTACAAATGTAAAAGATGATTCAAATGCGGCAAATGCAGGCTTTGAAGCAGGAGATATAATCGTTCAAGTAAATGAAAAAATCATATCTAACGTAGATGATTTCACAAAAGAGGTAAAATCAAGCAAAGCTCAAAACAAAAAACCTATCATTTGGATAAATAGAGGCGGAGCATTAATGGGATTGGTGCTAAAATAA
- a CDS encoding K+/H+ antiporter (Pfam matches to PF00999.17 Na_H_Exchanger, and to PF02080.17 TrkA_C): MDQTLILFGMLFLFSVIFSKISDKYGIPALLMFLAIGMLAGSDGIIGLEFDNAKIAEDVGTIALVYILFAGGFNTSYKSIKPIFKTGFILATLGVVISAGITGLFAYYIMQFSILESLLFGAIISSTDAAAVFSIMRSTKFKNNLSSLLEFESGSNDPMAIFLTITILSLITAASIPDKFILGLGLLLEFVLGGVMGYLFGVMIPSIINRIKLGYWGLYPVLLISLIAILFGLTENIGGNGFIAVYTAGIFANKKEFLYKKNLIGFFDGIAWMMQIFVFLTLGLLVFPSELPNVAFISVIMAFVVMFIARPISVFISTIFSRYTIKEKCFISWVGLRGVVPIILATYPLSSNTPNAQLIFNVIFFMVLISVLTQGTTLNKSAKIFGVIETPKTIASNFPNTPISHNDLKQYTIGKNSKIIGKNLSELELPDDFLILLAKRNSEYVKVGGSFEFMENDMLLILCNNEIRYQKVLKIYDF, from the coding sequence TTGGATCAGACATTAATACTTTTTGGAATGTTGTTTTTATTTAGCGTTATATTTAGTAAAATTTCCGATAAATACGGTATCCCTGCGCTTTTAATGTTTCTTGCTATCGGTATGCTTGCTGGGAGCGATGGTATAATCGGACTTGAGTTTGATAATGCAAAGATAGCAGAAGATGTAGGAACGATAGCTCTTGTTTATATTCTTTTTGCAGGCGGATTTAATACTAGTTATAAATCCATAAAACCGATTTTTAAAACAGGTTTTATACTTGCTACTTTGGGAGTTGTTATTTCAGCTGGAATTACTGGATTATTTGCTTATTATATAATGCAATTTTCTATTTTAGAGTCGTTGCTTTTTGGTGCGATAATAAGCTCGACTGACGCAGCTGCCGTATTTTCTATAATGCGTTCTACTAAATTTAAAAATAATCTATCTTCGCTTTTAGAATTTGAAAGCGGAAGTAATGATCCAATGGCGATATTTTTAACTATTACGATTTTAAGCCTCATAACAGCTGCTAGCATACCTGATAAATTTATTTTAGGCTTAGGGCTTTTGCTTGAGTTTGTTTTGGGTGGAGTTATGGGATATCTATTTGGCGTTATGATACCAAGCATTATCAATAGAATAAAACTCGGCTACTGGGGATTGTATCCTGTTTTACTCATATCTTTGATAGCTATTTTATTTGGATTAACTGAAAATATCGGCGGAAACGGCTTTATAGCAGTTTATACGGCTGGAATTTTTGCAAATAAAAAGGAATTTTTGTATAAGAAAAATTTAATCGGATTTTTTGATGGTATTGCATGGATGATGCAGATATTTGTATTTTTAACTTTGGGGCTTTTGGTATTTCCAAGCGAACTTCCAAATGTAGCTTTTATAAGCGTTATAATGGCTTTTGTGGTTATGTTTATCGCTAGACCTATTAGCGTATTTATCTCGACTATTTTTTCAAGATACACTATAAAAGAGAAGTGTTTTATATCGTGGGTTGGGCTTAGAGGCGTCGTACCGATTATACTTGCTACATATCCTCTTTCATCAAATACTCCAAATGCCCAGCTGATATTTAACGTTATATTTTTTATGGTTTTGATATCTGTCTTGACTCAAGGAACTACTTTAAATAAAAGCGCAAAGATTTTTGGCGTCATAGAAACTCCAAAAACTATTGCATCGAATTTTCCAAATACCCCAATTTCGCATAATGATTTAAAACAATACACAATAGGAAAAAATTCAAAAATCATAGGAAAGAACTTATCTGAATTAGAACTTCCAGATGACTTTTTAATACTTTTAGCCAAACGAAACTCAGAGTATGTAAAAGTAGGCGGTTCTTTTGAATTTATGGAGAATGATATGCTTTTGATATTATGTAACAATGAAATTAGATATCAAAAAGTACTCAAAATTTATGATTTTTAA
- the cprR gene encoding two-component system response regulator (Pfam matches to PF00072.20 Response_reg, and to PF00486.24 Trans_reg_C) codes for MINILMIEDDLELAEILTEYLEQFEVHITTCEDPYLGLSTLSTSKFDLVILDLTLPGIDGLEVCKEIRKKNDIPIIISSARHDLSDKVNAFELGADDYLPKPYNPQELLVRIKSHLRRQNIKQKQENKVKKDLICDDFKHIITLKGTPLNLTVAEYDILKYLIKKEGGAISREELIYNCDSINEDSTNKSIDVIIGRIRVKLGENPKEPKYIHAIRGVGYKLEQ; via the coding sequence ATGATAAATATTTTAATGATCGAGGACGATTTAGAGCTTGCTGAAATTCTAACAGAGTATCTAGAACAATTCGAAGTGCATATAACTACTTGCGAAGATCCATATTTGGGGCTTTCTACACTAAGTACAAGTAAATTTGATCTAGTTATTTTAGATCTTACTTTACCTGGTATAGATGGACTTGAAGTGTGTAAAGAGATAAGAAAGAAAAATGATATTCCTATTATTATTTCAAGTGCAAGACACGATCTAAGCGATAAAGTAAATGCTTTTGAGCTTGGTGCAGATGATTATCTTCCAAAACCATACAATCCTCAAGAACTGCTAGTTAGGATAAAAAGCCACTTAAGAAGGCAAAATATCAAACAAAAACAAGAAAATAAGGTAAAAAAAGATCTGATTTGTGATGATTTTAAACATATCATAACACTAAAAGGAACGCCTTTAAATCTCACAGTCGCAGAATACGATATACTAAAATATTTAATAAAAAAAGAAGGCGGCGCTATAAGCAGAGAAGAGCTCATTTATAACTGCGACTCAATAAATGAAGACAGCACAAACAAAAGTATAGACGTCATCATAGGACGCATAAGAGTAAAACTTGGCGAAAATCCAAAAGAACCAAAATACATTCACGCTATACGCGGCGTTGGCTACAAACTAGAACAATGA
- a CDS encoding putative periplasmic protein (YceI-like domain) (Pfam match to PF04264.9 YceI), which translates to MKKPMLIISAAALLANLAFALEIDTNLAKIDITAFKMANKTAVPSTFKEVQFNFPKSSGSISEILTGATASIDLNMIDTFKNPIRDKNIKDKFFSHLASQNVESKIISVSGDDKAGEVKMSVKFNNVEKEIPMKYEVKDSKLIASGEIDFNSDFNAKDAFEKFSTDKIIAGLHSKKTWSNIIVGFEVPVK; encoded by the coding sequence ATGAAAAAACCTATGTTGATAATTAGTGCGGCTGCGCTTCTTGCAAATTTGGCTTTTGCGCTTGAGATAGACACAAATTTAGCTAAGATTGATATAACTGCATTTAAAATGGCCAATAAAACAGCTGTTCCTTCTACGTTTAAAGAGGTGCAATTTAATTTCCCAAAAAGCAGTGGAAGCATATCTGAGATACTTACTGGAGCTACTGCAAGTATAGATTTAAATATGATCGATACTTTTAAAAATCCAATAAGAGATAAAAATATAAAAGATAAATTTTTCTCTCATTTGGCATCTCAAAATGTTGAATCAAAAATTATCTCAGTAAGCGGCGATGATAAAGCAGGCGAAGTCAAAATGAGTGTTAAATTTAATAATGTAGAAAAAGAAATTCCTATGAAATACGAGGTTAAAGATTCTAAACTTATAGCCTCTGGAGAGATCGATTTTAATAGTGATTTTAACGCAAAAGATGCTTTTGAGAAGTTTAGCACTGATAAAATTATAGCTGGTTTGCACTCTAAAAAAACATGGTCAAATATAATCGTAGGATTTGAAGTTCCGGTTAAATAA
- a CDS encoding putative membrane protein — translation MISFVRYFLHFLLGASWAIAVLGALYSFFNFHHIGYILSLFYGGLLGIILALFFYILIALFEANVKLRDNRS, via the coding sequence TTGATATCTTTTGTTAGATATTTCTTACATTTTTTACTTGGAGCGTCTTGGGCTATAGCAGTTCTTGGCGCTCTTTACTCATTTTTCAATTTTCATCATATAGGTTATATTCTATCTTTATTTTACGGAGGGCTTTTGGGTATCATTTTAGCTCTGTTTTTTTATATTTTGATAGCATTATTTGAAGCAAATGTTAAGTTACGCGATAACAGATCCTAA
- a CDS encoding thiamine monophosphate synthase/TENI family protein (Pfam match to PF02581.13 TMP-TENI) codes for MLSYAITDPKLYPNLKDSFFKFKRLKTADFILFRDKICNDYAKKAEIFMSLKSNFKAKFIVHNDINLALNLKADGIHFSSNLIANLKNAPQNLIKFASTHNEKEIEDAIKFGADFITFSPIFSTPNKGEPVGIETLRKIVLNSSIKVFGLGGIVTKEHIKMVELTKATGFASIRYFAN; via the coding sequence ATGTTAAGTTACGCGATAACAGATCCTAAATTATATCCAAATTTAAAAGATAGTTTTTTTAAATTTAAAAGACTTAAAACAGCTGATTTTATACTTTTTAGAGATAAAATTTGTAACGATTATGCGAAAAAAGCTGAAATCTTTATGAGTTTAAAATCAAATTTCAAGGCTAAATTTATAGTACATAATGATATAAATTTAGCATTAAATTTAAAAGCTGATGGTATCCATTTTAGCTCAAATTTGATAGCAAATTTAAAAAATGCTCCACAGAATTTAATCAAATTCGCCAGTACCCACAATGAAAAAGAGATAGAAGACGCTATAAAATTCGGCGCTGATTTTATAACTTTTAGCCCTATATTTTCTACTCCAAACAAAGGTGAACCAGTCGGTATAGAAACCCTAAGAAAAATCGTTTTAAATTCATCAATTAAAGTATTTGGACTTGGTGGTATAGTCACCAAAGAGCATATAAAAATGGTGGAACTGACAAAAGCCACTGGATTTGCATCTATCAGATATTTTGCTAATTAA
- the cbpA gene encoding co-chaperone-curved DNA binding protein A (Pfam matches to PF01556.14 DnaJ_C, and to PF00226.27 DnaJ), which yields MSNSLYETLGVDKNATSDEIKKAYRKLARKYHPDINKEAGAEEKFKEINAAYEILSDDEKRAQYDTHGDSMFGGQSFHDFASSQNGADINDILRNIFGGGFGGFSSRGGFSSREFGGFNGFGSGFEQNLDINSKITIPFNVAINGGEYSININGQSVKIKIPAGINSGEKLRIRGKGKSANGARGDVLLSVEVSEDSKFKREGDDLYMPIDIPLKTALFGGKISVDTFKKSVNIKIAPNTKNAQKIRLKGYGVQNRKSGIFGDMYLSVNVVLPDVSSMDKELVKVLEEKL from the coding sequence ATGAGTAATAGCTTATATGAAACTCTTGGAGTAGATAAAAACGCAACTAGTGATGAGATAAAAAAAGCGTATAGAAAATTAGCAAGAAAATATCACCCAGATATAAATAAAGAAGCCGGTGCAGAAGAGAAATTTAAAGAGATAAACGCAGCTTACGAGATACTAAGTGATGATGAAAAACGCGCTCAGTATGATACTCATGGCGATAGTATGTTTGGCGGTCAAAGTTTTCATGATTTTGCAAGTTCTCAAAACGGAGCTGATATAAATGATATTTTAAGAAATATTTTTGGCGGTGGATTTGGTGGATTTAGCAGTAGAGGCGGATTTAGTAGCAGGGAATTTGGAGGTTTTAATGGATTTGGAAGCGGATTTGAGCAGAATTTAGATATAAACTCAAAGATAACTATTCCTTTTAACGTAGCTATAAATGGCGGAGAGTATAGCATAAACATAAATGGACAGAGCGTTAAGATAAAAATACCTGCTGGTATAAATAGTGGTGAAAAGCTACGCATAAGAGGAAAAGGAAAGAGTGCAAACGGAGCAAGAGGCGATGTTTTGTTGAGCGTTGAAGTTTCTGAGGATTCTAAATTTAAAAGAGAAGGCGATGATCTTTATATGCCTATAGATATTCCGCTTAAAACTGCTCTTTTTGGTGGAAAAATTAGTGTTGATACATTTAAAAAAAGTGTTAATATAAAAATAGCTCCAAATACAAAAAACGCTCAAAAAATAAGACTTAAAGGTTATGGCGTGCAAAATAGAAAAAGCGGTATTTTCGGAGATATGTATCTTAGTGTGAATGTAGTCTTGCCTGATGTTAGTTCTATGGATAAAGAGCTAGTTAAGGTACTTGAAGAGAAGCTTTAA
- a CDS encoding K+/H+ antiporter (Pfam matches to PF00999.17 Na_H_Exchanger, and to PF02254.14 TrkA_N), with translation MDNFLELFLAATAFAIVLNVFFKRYEIPTIIGYIVTGIFISKTFGLTYNTDLTHIAEFGIVFLMFTIGLEFSFKHLLTMKKEVFFNGIIQVFVTGIIFSMIAQYAFDIGQQTSLIIGFALSLSSTAIVLKTLNDNGDISQVYGRKALGILLFQDIAVIPLLLMIDIFSSKTTSVSDLVTTTLTSAVILLFLLYFIGKYLFNWMLYLVIKTNSQEIFITTILFSVVGASFLAHYFGFSYSLGAFIAGMLIAETQYKHQIEADLIPFRDLLLGLFFITVGMQINFEIIFENLLMIIVILVDVMVIKIAVVYALLAIYLKKRVAIKTALSVCQIGEFALAIFALLNVNNMLSLETSQILTAVVIISMVVTPFILKNIGHLADRLEEESEIPEVEKLKVQDLSDHFIVCGYGRLGQEVVNRLKAQGLLYLVIESDISLVQLGRSRGENVFFGNATQKVTLEKASIKTCAAIILTVSNEQKLEMIANSIKDLNYPVNTVIRFTGTEEKQLYSDFGENFHLIKEERAVARVLIHEALQCKIDRNIE, from the coding sequence ATGGACAATTTTTTAGAGCTGTTTTTAGCAGCTACTGCATTTGCCATAGTGCTTAATGTATTTTTTAAAAGGTATGAAATTCCTACTATCATAGGATATATCGTAACTGGGATATTTATATCAAAAACTTTTGGGCTTACTTATAATACCGATCTTACTCATATAGCCGAGTTTGGCATTGTATTTTTGATGTTTACAATAGGACTTGAGTTTAGCTTTAAACATCTTTTAACTATGAAAAAAGAGGTGTTTTTTAATGGAATCATTCAGGTTTTCGTAACTGGAATTATATTTTCCATGATCGCTCAATATGCTTTTGATATAGGACAACAAACATCGCTTATAATCGGCTTTGCTTTATCTTTGAGTTCGACAGCTATTGTATTAAAAACATTAAATGATAATGGAGATATAAGTCAAGTTTATGGAAGAAAAGCTCTTGGGATACTTCTTTTTCAAGATATCGCTGTTATCCCGCTGCTTCTTATGATAGATATATTTAGTTCAAAAACAACTTCTGTAAGCGATCTTGTGACAACGACTCTAACAAGCGCCGTAATACTTCTATTTTTACTGTATTTTATAGGAAAGTATCTGTTTAACTGGATGCTTTATTTGGTTATTAAGACAAATTCACAAGAGATATTTATAACTACTATTTTATTTAGCGTGGTTGGAGCTAGTTTTTTGGCGCATTATTTTGGTTTTAGCTACTCTTTGGGAGCTTTTATAGCAGGTATGCTTATAGCAGAAACTCAGTACAAACATCAGATAGAAGCCGACCTTATACCTTTTAGAGATCTGCTTTTAGGGCTATTTTTTATAACTGTAGGAATGCAGATAAACTTTGAGATAATATTTGAAAATTTATTAATGATAATAGTGATTTTGGTCGATGTCATGGTGATCAAGATAGCTGTTGTATATGCGCTTTTAGCAATTTATCTTAAAAAAAGAGTAGCCATAAAAACAGCTCTTAGTGTGTGTCAGATCGGTGAGTTTGCTTTAGCTATTTTTGCTCTTTTAAATGTAAATAATATGCTAAGTTTGGAAACTTCTCAAATTTTAACCGCAGTTGTAATTATATCTATGGTTGTTACTCCATTTATACTAAAAAATATCGGACATCTAGCCGACAGACTAGAAGAAGAGAGCGAAATACCTGAGGTTGAAAAGCTAAAAGTACAAGATTTAAGTGATCATTTTATAGTTTGCGGATATGGAAGACTAGGTCAAGAAGTTGTAAATAGGCTCAAGGCTCAAGGGTTGTTATATCTTGTTATAGAGAGCGATATAAGTTTAGTTCAGCTTGGAAGAAGTCGTGGTGAAAATGTATTTTTCGGTAATGCAACTCAAAAAGTTACACTAGAAAAAGCGTCTATAAAAACGTGTGCAGCTATAATCTTAACTGTGAGTAATGAACAAAAATTAGAGATGATAGCAAACTCTATAAAAGATCTTAACTATCCGGTTAATACTGTTATTAGATTTACTGGAACCGAAGAAAAGCAGTTATATTCTGATTTTGGAGAGAATTTCCACCTTATAAAAGAAGAAAGAGCAGTTGCTAGAGTGCTTATACACGAAGCTTTACAGTGTAAAATAGATAGAAATATAGAATAA
- the hspR gene encoding heat shock transcriptional regulator, MerR family (Pfam match to PF13411.2 MerR_1), which produces MKSYDEPVYLISVVAKVLSIHPQTLRQYEREGLVEPSRTGGKMRLYSEKDLDRIKMILRLTRDLGVNLAGVDVILRLKTQIEEYENIIDELRLNLEKINSSDTKRSLVKRKNSFDLIFLNDEK; this is translated from the coding sequence ATGAAAAGTTATGATGAGCCGGTTTATTTAATTAGCGTTGTTGCCAAAGTTCTTAGTATCCATCCTCAAACTTTACGTCAGTATGAGAGAGAAGGTTTAGTAGAGCCTTCTCGTACTGGTGGAAAAATGAGACTTTATAGCGAAAAAGATCTTGATAGAATAAAGATGATTTTAAGATTGACTAGAGATTTGGGTGTAAATTTAGCCGGAGTTGATGTGATATTAAGACTGAAAACTCAGATTGAAGAGTATGAAAATATCATCGACGAATTGAGATTAAATTTAGAAAAAATAAATAGCAGTGACACAAAACGATCTTTAGTAAAGAGAAAAAACAGCTTTGATTTGATATTTTTGAATGATGAAAAGTAA
- a CDS encoding putative membrane protein, TauE/SafE family permease (Pfam match to PF01925.15 TauE) — protein sequence MEFELWHYALLFFVAFFSGFVDAIAGGGGLITIPVLISVGIPEHIALATNKLQSSFGSFTATLNFSLKGYINYKDIWIGAIFTFIGAVLGTICVLVIDPKILSYLIPIFLVLIFLYTIFSPKIGEKDRAAKLSPKIFYIIFGLMLGFYDGFFGPGAGSFWMFAMVALLGIHMKKAVAHTKALNFTSNIVSLGVFIAGGHILWMLGIVMGFGQMIGAYFGSKMVIKKEVKFIKTVFLVVVACTILKLLYDLLIK from the coding sequence ATGGAATTCGAACTTTGGCATTATGCGCTGCTATTTTTTGTAGCATTTTTTAGCGGTTTTGTGGATGCTATAGCCGGAGGCGGCGGGTTGATTACTATACCTGTTTTGATATCGGTAGGCATCCCAGAACATATAGCTTTAGCTACAAATAAACTTCAATCTAGTTTTGGAAGTTTCACTGCTACTTTAAATTTTAGTTTAAAAGGATATATAAACTATAAAGATATTTGGATCGGAGCTATTTTTACTTTTATAGGTGCTGTTTTAGGTACAATTTGCGTGTTAGTTATAGATCCGAAAATTCTTAGTTATCTTATACCTATATTTTTGGTTTTAATATTTTTATATACTATTTTTAGCCCAAAGATCGGCGAGAAAGATAGAGCTGCAAAGTTAAGTCCTAAGATTTTTTATATAATTTTTGGCTTAATGCTTGGATTTTACGATGGATTTTTTGGACCAGGAGCTGGATCTTTTTGGATGTTTGCTATGGTTGCGCTACTTGGAATTCATATGAAAAAAGCCGTTGCTCATACAAAAGCTCTAAATTTTACCTCAAATATAGTATCTTTAGGAGTTTTTATAGCCGGCGGACATATTCTTTGGATGCTTGGTATAGTTATGGGATTTGGTCAAATGATAGGTGCGTATTTTGGGTCAAAAATGGTCATTAAAAAAGAGGTTAAATTTATAAAAACCGTATTTTTAGTCGTTGTAGCTTGTACTATTTTAAAGCTACTCTATGATCTTCTTATAAAGTAA